Proteins co-encoded in one Erinaceus europaeus chromosome X, mEriEur2.1, whole genome shotgun sequence genomic window:
- the LOC103108536 gene encoding zinc finger protein 706-like, with product MARGQQKIQSQQKNAKRQAEHKKQVHDQKAAARTALVYTCSVCRVQTPDLKTFKHHFVSKHPKTPLPPELLNV from the coding sequence ATGGCTCGGGGACAGCAGAAAATTCAGTCTCAGCAGAAGAACGCCAAAAGACAAGCTGAACATAAGAAACAAGTCCATGACCAGAAGGCGGCAGCCCGGACTGCTCTGGTCTACACCTGCTCCGTGTGCCGGGTCCAAACGCCTGACCTGAAGACCTTCAAGCACCACTTCGTGAGCAAGCACCCCAAAACTCCGCTGCCTCCAGAACTGCTCAACGTATAG